Proteins encoded by one window of Candidatus Odinarchaeum yellowstonii:
- the gatC gene encoding Asp-tRNA(Asn)/Glu-tRNA(Gln) amidotransferase subunit GatC — protein MGELISRDIVLHVAWLSRIFLTEEQVEEMTKQFNEILLYFRKLADVDTSNVPLELYVTPLKDVAREDVVEECLNHEDALKNAPKREGRYFKAPKMM, from the coding sequence ATGGGTGAACTTATATCAAGGGATATCGTTCTACACGTCGCCTGGTTATCTAGGATCTTCTTAACAGAGGAGCAGGTTGAAGAGATGACTAAGCAGTTCAATGAAATTCTCTTATATTTTCGAAAACTAGCCGACGTAGATACCAGTAATGTACCGTTAGAGCTATATGTAACCCCTCTGAAAGACGTGGCCCGCGAGGACGTTGTAGAAGAATGTTTAAACCATGAGGATGCTTTGAAAAACGCTCCTAAACGGGAAGGCCGGTATTTTAAAGCACCTAAAATGATGTGA
- the gatB gene encoding Asp-tRNA(Asn)/Glu-tRNA(Gln) amidotransferase subunit GatB produces MSESELIIGLECHVQLSKLKTKLFCGCSADYRDLEPNTVVCPTCLGLPGALPVINREAINLGLKVAKALNCKISDKIIFFRKNYYYPDMPKNFQISQYDRVGGIPLGRDGYIKIKTDSGMKSIRIRRIHLEEDPAKIVYLGSISTSPYSLIDYNRAGVALLEIVTEPDLTSDEEAHMFLKKLRSIVEHLGVSDGSLQGSMRCDVNISLRGGKRVEIKNISSFKEVKKAINYEFLRQKQLLKRGVTVEQETRHWDEVRKITVSMRSKETEQDYRYFPEPDLVPIHISAEWLNKVLANLPELPEARKTRFISQYGLPVHDAEVLTSSKALADFFEAAAKLYKNYKVISNWMMGDLLRNLNELDIEISESKITPELLVSMLKLIDEGVISGKLGKIIIRDIIQTGKDPRILVEEKNIVKIASEEELTSFINQVFQEYPAAVKDALKDEKAIHYLIGQVMKKTAGRADPELLNKLVRKKLAEISSEKF; encoded by the coding sequence TTGAGTGAAAGCGAGCTTATTATAGGTCTTGAATGCCATGTTCAACTATCTAAACTTAAAACTAAACTCTTCTGTGGATGTAGCGCAGACTACCGAGATCTTGAACCTAACACCGTGGTTTGCCCTACATGTCTAGGTTTACCGGGGGCGCTGCCTGTTATAAACAGAGAGGCGATTAACCTCGGTTTAAAAGTCGCTAAGGCCTTAAACTGTAAGATATCTGATAAAATAATATTTTTCCGTAAAAACTATTACTACCCTGACATGCCTAAAAACTTTCAAATCAGCCAATATGATAGGGTTGGTGGAATCCCTTTAGGCCGAGACGGCTATATAAAAATTAAAACAGACTCGGGTATGAAATCAATTAGAATAAGGAGAATCCACTTAGAGGAGGATCCTGCTAAAATAGTGTATTTAGGATCAATCTCAACCTCCCCGTATAGTTTAATTGACTATAATCGTGCTGGTGTAGCCTTGTTAGAGATAGTAACTGAGCCTGATTTAACATCTGATGAAGAGGCGCATATGTTTTTGAAAAAACTCCGCTCTATAGTAGAGCATCTAGGTGTATCCGACGGAAGTCTACAGGGGTCTATGCGCTGCGACGTGAATATTTCTCTAAGAGGTGGTAAAAGAGTTGAAATAAAAAACATCTCCTCTTTTAAAGAAGTTAAAAAAGCGATTAACTACGAGTTTCTAAGGCAGAAGCAGCTTCTAAAACGCGGGGTGACTGTTGAGCAGGAAACCAGACATTGGGATGAGGTTAGAAAGATAACGGTTTCGATGAGAAGCAAGGAAACCGAGCAAGACTACCGCTATTTCCCGGAACCGGATCTTGTTCCAATTCATATATCCGCTGAGTGGTTGAATAAAGTTTTAGCTAACTTACCTGAGTTGCCTGAGGCTAGAAAAACGCGTTTTATATCACAGTATGGTTTGCCCGTTCATGACGCTGAAGTTTTAACTAGCAGTAAAGCTTTGGCTGATTTCTTCGAGGCTGCGGCTAAATTATACAAGAATTATAAGGTTATCAGTAATTGGATGATGGGCGACCTATTGAGGAATTTAAATGAGCTCGATATAGAGATCTCGGAATCTAAGATAACGCCGGAGCTCCTTGTCTCCATGTTGAAATTAATTGATGAAGGTGTTATCAGCGGGAAACTGGGTAAAATTATTATAAGAGACATTATTCAAACAGGTAAGGATCCTAGAATATTAGTTGAAGAGAAGAATATAGTGAAAATTGCGAGCGAGGAGGAGCTTACTTCGTTTATAAACCAAGTTTTCCAAGAATATCCTGCCGCTGTTAAAGATGCCTTAAAAGATGAAAAAGCTATTCACTATTTAATCGGCCAGGTTATGAAGAAGACTGCTGGTAGAGCTGACCCAGAGCTCCTCAATAAGCTTGTTAGAAAAAAACTCGCTGAAATATCTAGTGAAAAATTTTAG
- a CDS encoding RNA polymerase Rpb4 family protein: protein MEDIKMVKEKIKETQLTLAEVKNILQKREKEGELSYVQRVTLDYANKMTSLTVQQARSLVKELVNMGVSENTAIQIVNALPEYKEELNVFLTGEKNFAPEEIEAMLKKIKEYKQ, encoded by the coding sequence TTGGAGGATATTAAGATGGTTAAAGAAAAAATCAAGGAGACACAGCTTACTTTAGCGGAGGTTAAAAACATTCTTCAGAAAAGAGAGAAGGAAGGCGAGCTAAGCTATGTGCAAAGAGTTACATTAGATTATGCTAATAAGATGACCAGTCTAACCGTGCAACAAGCTAGAAGCCTAGTTAAAGAACTTGTTAATATGGGGGTTAGCGAAAACACAGCTATTCAAATAGTTAACGCTCTACCCGAGTATAAAGAGGAATTAAACGTTTTCTTAACAGGTGAAAAAAACTTTGCACCTGAAGAAATAGAGGCGATGCTTAAAAAAATAAAAGAATACAAGCAGTAA
- the rsmA gene encoding 16S rRNA (adenine(1518)-N(6)/adenine(1519)-N(6))-dimethyltransferase RsmA, giving the protein MKNKINIRYSQEHKPFKMRDHNILEETKKILRENDVRLKKKRGQSFIVNQEYISKQLQAGKLDKNDIVLEIGAGIGNLTVQISPLVKKIYAIELDHTLADILRRRINSYNNIEVVECDALKCDFPNFNKIIANIPYNIASPLTFKILSYKFEVGILMYQLEFAKRLIAKPGEKEYSRLSVNAALKADIEIIELVPRIAFYPQPKVDSAIVKILPKEINLKSGVEQIAQIVNRLFPYRNKKVYSAIKHYMSELNVNKEFLKQILATIPYSEVRVRDMNINMLDDLTVYILDKMRCLR; this is encoded by the coding sequence TTGAAAAACAAGATAAATATCAGATATTCACAAGAACATAAACCATTCAAGATGCGAGATCACAACATCTTAGAGGAAACTAAAAAAATACTGCGCGAAAACGATGTGCGATTAAAGAAGAAACGCGGACAATCTTTTATAGTAAACCAAGAGTATATTTCGAAACAGTTACAAGCAGGTAAACTAGATAAAAATGATATAGTTTTAGAGATAGGAGCGGGCATCGGTAATCTAACGGTTCAAATATCCCCGTTAGTTAAAAAAATTTATGCCATTGAACTAGATCATACCCTAGCAGATATACTAAGAAGAAGAATCAATTCATATAATAATATTGAAGTAGTTGAATGCGACGCTCTTAAATGCGATTTCCCGAATTTTAATAAAATTATAGCGAATATACCTTATAACATAGCCTCACCTCTTACGTTCAAAATACTCTCGTATAAATTTGAAGTCGGCATTTTAATGTATCAGCTTGAGTTTGCTAAAAGACTTATCGCTAAACCTGGTGAGAAAGAATACAGTCGTTTAAGTGTTAACGCTGCTTTAAAAGCAGATATTGAAATAATCGAGCTAGTTCCCAGAATCGCTTTTTACCCCCAACCTAAAGTCGATTCAGCTATAGTGAAAATACTCCCCAAAGAGATTAATTTAAAGAGTGGAGTGGAGCAAATCGCCCAGATAGTAAATAGGCTATTCCCCTACAGAAATAAAAAAGTTTATTCAGCTATAAAACACTATATGAGCGAATTAAACGTGAATAAAGAGTTTTTAAAACAAATATTAGCAACGATACCATACAGTGAAGTGAGAGTAAGAGACATGAACATAAACATGCTAGATGATTTAACGGTTTATATTCTAGATAAGATGAGGTGTTTAAGGTGA
- a CDS encoding 50S ribosomal protein L21e — protein MVKRTKGYRNRTRKLFSKETRDKGMPPLSYLLKEYEPGDKVTIYINSTIHKGQPHRRYHGRTGTIIGRRGRAYLVSFNIGGKEKIVISRPEHIKSA, from the coding sequence ATGGTTAAAAGAACTAAAGGATATAGAAACAGAACTAGAAAATTATTCTCCAAGGAGACTAGAGATAAAGGCATGCCTCCTTTAAGCTACTTGCTAAAAGAATATGAGCCAGGTGATAAGGTAACCATATATATAAACTCTACAATCCATAAAGGGCAACCTCACCGCCGTTACCATGGTAGAACAGGAACTATCATAGGTAGAAGAGGACGAGCCTACCTTGTATCCTTTAACATCGGTGGGAAAGAGAAAATAGTGATCAGCAGACCGGAGCATATTAAAAGCGCTTAG
- a CDS encoding aldehyde ferredoxin oxidoreductase family protein, protein MVGGYWGKVLEVDLTNHKIKTREIPENIYKMFLGGTGLAAYIMYTEIPAGADPLGPDNVFVFATGPWQGGSAILGSGRFSACAKSPLTGIFGESLGGGYNAEELKKTGFDAVVVKGKSDKPVYVYINDGKAEIKDASHMWGKLDAYQTEDAIKKELKDDKIQVAPIGPAAENLVRYAGLICNYGHGCAGRTGMGAVMGSKKLKALAFRGTKKVSIARPDELAQLRKEATEDAKKADFTKANREEGQAMAVIPREENGLLPIKNFLESRWIEGARKIGSAGGEFNKVLKPKPEACSNCIMGCHRRVTIKEPAKYAMDSYGPEYETLAMIGSDCLIDNLLAINKANELCNRYSMDTIEFGGVCAFAMEAYEKGYIKKGDLGYELKWGDGDAMLKLLEDIAHRRGKIPTLLGEGVRPAGEKLGCPDLALHVNGAVVPAHDPRAFMSMAVETATSMKGASHLHGFPEAIELGVPFPEAGPELSKPMDPHDTKLKGLAAAKYQDRMAVANSLVFCFFYEFSGYTFTRITNLTNAITGWNMTPQELLKVGERIVTLMNLFNIKHGLVPERDYWLPKRFFTPRTAGGAAGLVPPLKEMREEYFKVKGWPKGIPSEEKIKELGLDKIVKK, encoded by the coding sequence ATGGTTGGTGGATATTGGGGTAAGGTACTAGAAGTGGACTTGACGAATCATAAAATCAAAACAAGAGAGATCCCCGAGAACATTTACAAAATGTTTCTAGGCGGAACAGGTTTAGCAGCCTATATAATGTATACGGAGATACCTGCAGGAGCTGATCCGCTTGGACCTGATAATGTATTCGTTTTTGCGACAGGCCCATGGCAGGGTGGTTCCGCTATACTTGGAAGCGGCAGATTCTCCGCGTGTGCTAAATCACCTCTAACAGGAATATTCGGAGAGTCTTTGGGAGGAGGATATAACGCTGAAGAACTCAAGAAAACAGGCTTTGACGCTGTTGTAGTTAAAGGTAAATCCGATAAACCAGTCTACGTTTATATAAATGACGGGAAAGCGGAGATAAAAGACGCTTCACATATGTGGGGTAAACTAGATGCCTATCAGACAGAGGATGCGATAAAAAAAGAGTTAAAAGATGATAAAATTCAAGTAGCGCCGATAGGTCCAGCGGCTGAAAATCTTGTAAGATATGCTGGTCTTATCTGCAACTACGGGCATGGATGCGCTGGTAGAACTGGAATGGGAGCTGTTATGGGCTCTAAGAAACTGAAAGCATTGGCATTCAGGGGAACAAAGAAGGTTTCAATCGCACGCCCCGATGAACTTGCACAGCTTAGAAAGGAAGCCACCGAAGACGCTAAAAAAGCGGATTTCACTAAAGCTAACCGTGAGGAAGGTCAAGCTATGGCTGTTATACCTAGAGAGGAGAACGGTCTACTTCCTATTAAAAACTTCTTAGAATCACGGTGGATCGAGGGAGCTCGGAAGATAGGTTCAGCCGGGGGCGAGTTTAATAAGGTGCTTAAACCTAAACCGGAGGCCTGCTCAAACTGCATTATGGGCTGCCATAGACGAGTAACAATTAAAGAACCTGCTAAATACGCTATGGATAGCTACGGACCTGAATATGAGACTTTAGCTATGATCGGCTCAGATTGTTTAATAGATAATCTTCTAGCCATAAACAAAGCTAACGAGCTATGCAACAGATACAGTATGGACACTATAGAATTTGGCGGCGTATGCGCCTTCGCGATGGAGGCCTATGAGAAAGGCTATATAAAGAAAGGGGACTTAGGATACGAGCTTAAATGGGGTGACGGTGACGCTATGCTGAAACTTCTAGAAGACATAGCGCACCGAAGAGGAAAAATACCAACGTTGCTCGGTGAAGGTGTCAGACCGGCTGGTGAAAAACTAGGATGCCCAGATCTGGCGTTACATGTTAACGGCGCCGTTGTGCCTGCGCATGACCCGCGCGCGTTCATGTCCATGGCTGTGGAGACCGCCACATCCATGAAAGGGGCAAGCCACTTACACGGGTTCCCTGAAGCGATAGAGCTAGGTGTCCCATTCCCTGAAGCCGGACCGGAGTTAAGTAAACCAATGGATCCGCATGATACAAAGCTGAAAGGGCTTGCAGCCGCTAAATACCAAGATAGAATGGCTGTAGCGAACTCACTAGTGTTCTGCTTCTTCTATGAGTTCTCAGGGTACACGTTCACACGAATAACTAATCTAACAAACGCAATCACAGGGTGGAATATGACACCGCAGGAGCTGCTTAAAGTTGGTGAGAGAATAGTGACCCTAATGAACTTGTTCAACATAAAGCATGGTTTAGTTCCTGAAAGAGACTATTGGTTGCCGAAGAGATTCTTCACACCTAGAACCGCCGGTGGAGCTGCAGGTTTAGTACCACCCTTAAAAGAGATGAGAGAAGAATACTTTAAAGTTAAAGGTTGGCCGAAGGGCATACCCTCAGAGGAGAAAATCAAGGAACTAGGCTTAGATAAAATTGTTAAGAAATAA
- a CDS encoding proteasome assembly chaperone family protein — MKKDVEILENAKIPESQIIMLGLPDTGLVGVIATAHILEMNKMEYLGSIDSIYFPPMIVIHNGELMAPMRIYGKDNIISLVSEITVPVNAISEFVEAIVAWLEEKKPKLVLFLGGLPAPNRLELEKSTCYAIPTTKDLAKLLERSNIPQLVEGVMVGPYALLLKECKKRNIPSIALLSESYANYPDPGAAASVIEALNKILDLNVEVESLLKKADEIRLNMRDLMRRTVKEMKQAEKTREYELPPLYM; from the coding sequence TTGAAGAAGGATGTTGAAATTTTAGAAAACGCTAAAATCCCGGAATCCCAGATAATTATGCTAGGGCTGCCGGACACCGGGTTAGTAGGTGTTATAGCCACCGCTCACATTTTAGAAATGAATAAGATGGAGTATTTAGGTTCAATCGACTCTATTTATTTCCCACCTATGATTGTAATCCACAACGGGGAGTTAATGGCGCCTATGAGAATATACGGTAAGGATAATATAATCTCCCTTGTATCCGAGATCACGGTGCCTGTTAACGCTATCAGTGAATTCGTTGAGGCTATTGTAGCGTGGTTGGAGGAGAAAAAACCTAAACTTGTTCTCTTCTTAGGTGGCTTACCAGCTCCTAACAGGTTAGAGCTTGAAAAATCAACCTGCTACGCTATCCCCACCACTAAGGATCTCGCAAAATTATTAGAGCGCTCTAATATCCCCCAACTTGTGGAAGGTGTAATGGTGGGTCCTTACGCTCTCCTGTTAAAAGAGTGTAAGAAGAGGAATATCCCCTCAATAGCGCTTTTAAGCGAATCGTATGCGAACTACCCTGATCCTGGGGCGGCTGCTTCAGTTATCGAGGCTTTAAATAAAATATTAGATTTAAATGTTGAAGTTGAGAGTTTATTGAAGAAAGCTGACGAGATTCGCTTAAATATGAGGGATTTAATGAGGCGAACTGTTAAAGAGATGAAGCAGGCTGAAAAAACAAGAGAATACGAGCTTCCACCTCTATACATGTAA
- a CDS encoding signal recognition particle protein Srp54 yields MVLESLGKKLSEAVRKLVRAPLVDERAVKEFIIELQRALLEADTNVELVLELSKRIEKRAMEVELPPGITRREYVLKMVYEELTNILGKRSEPIRLKPGQSNVIMLVGIQGSGKTTTAGKLANYFKKRGIRTALVCADTFRLGAYEQLKQLAEQINVPFYGEPASKDTVKIAKNGISLFKEEKIEAIIIDTAGRHKEEKSLFQEMISLSNEIKPQEIILVIDGSIGQQAHVQAKAFAEATNIGSIIVTKLDGSGRGGGALSAVAATGAPIKFIGTGEKIDDLESFDPPSFLSRLLGMGDLKTLVEKIQEAEATPDREEAKAFLKGQFTLKDMMEQMEKFKKVGTFSKILSYFGLGGKLPEGWETEASEKLDKWKIIMQSMNKKELEDPKIIDKSRINRIAKGSGTSPKDVRELLDQYNMMRKFAKSIGKTRGRGKIGKMMPKGFNYGG; encoded by the coding sequence ATGGTTTTGGAGTCCCTGGGTAAAAAATTAAGTGAAGCTGTGAGAAAACTTGTGAGAGCCCCCCTAGTTGATGAGAGAGCGGTGAAAGAGTTTATAATAGAGCTTCAAAGAGCGCTTTTAGAAGCGGATACTAACGTTGAACTTGTCTTAGAATTATCTAAGAGAATCGAAAAGCGTGCGATGGAGGTGGAGCTCCCCCCTGGAATAACTAGAAGAGAATATGTTTTAAAAATGGTTTATGAAGAACTAACAAATATTTTAGGTAAAAGAAGTGAACCTATTAGACTTAAACCAGGTCAAAGCAATGTTATCATGCTGGTTGGGATTCAAGGATCCGGAAAAACTACTACAGCAGGTAAATTAGCTAACTATTTTAAGAAGAGGGGGATTAGAACCGCCCTTGTATGCGCGGACACTTTCAGGCTAGGCGCTTACGAGCAGCTTAAACAATTAGCGGAGCAAATAAATGTTCCTTTTTACGGTGAACCTGCGTCCAAAGACACTGTTAAAATAGCTAAAAATGGTATAAGCCTATTTAAAGAAGAGAAAATTGAAGCGATTATAATTGACACGGCTGGTAGACATAAAGAAGAGAAAAGCCTATTCCAAGAAATGATCTCTCTTTCTAATGAAATTAAACCTCAAGAAATTATTTTAGTAATAGACGGCTCTATAGGTCAACAAGCACATGTACAAGCTAAAGCGTTCGCAGAAGCCACTAATATAGGCTCCATAATAGTAACGAAACTAGACGGTTCAGGGCGTGGAGGCGGAGCTCTTTCAGCTGTAGCCGCAACCGGCGCGCCGATTAAATTCATCGGTACAGGTGAGAAAATAGATGACTTGGAATCATTTGACCCGCCTTCATTTTTAAGCAGACTACTCGGAATGGGTGATTTAAAAACCCTAGTAGAGAAGATACAGGAAGCGGAGGCTACTCCAGACAGAGAGGAGGCTAAAGCTTTTCTTAAAGGCCAGTTTACTTTAAAAGATATGATGGAGCAAATGGAGAAGTTTAAAAAAGTCGGCACTTTCAGTAAAATTCTAAGCTACTTTGGTTTAGGTGGAAAATTACCTGAAGGCTGGGAGACAGAGGCGTCTGAGAAACTAGATAAATGGAAAATTATAATGCAATCAATGAATAAAAAAGAGTTGGAGGATCCTAAAATAATAGATAAGTCTAGGATAAATAGGATAGCGAAAGGTTCAGGAACAAGCCCTAAAGATGTGAGAGAACTCTTAGACCAGTATAATATGATGAGAAAATTTGCTAAAAGCATCGGCAAAACGAGGGGTAGAGGTAAAATCGGAAAAATGATGCCTAAAGGATTCAACTACGGTGGTTGA
- a CDS encoding tRNA pseudouridine(54/55) synthase Pus10, with protein sequence MNLNILEKAVKILREYKLCTNCLGRMFGMLGTGLTNMERGESIVVTLMMLADEAAKNKGGLESNQVIEALQNVVDFKPLDKFLSERACLKQGENICYICENIFSRLEESIKNSLNEISSYEFKTFLVGTNIGEKIIEREDNFRAKYSLTWGESIKSELNREIGKIIKHYFPEVETNFENPHIVIEYSIPDFNYKINVTPVFIYGRYRKLVRGIPQTKWICKSCKGAGCERCGFKGKMYEISVEELISKPVIDKLKGVNAKFHGAGREDIDAIMSGFGRPFVLEVKGAKKRFVELKHLETEINEYANGKVEVSDLNWSSRSIIRKIKALSKITRKKYKAIVQLTSSVPDEKLIEAEKYFSNMLIQQRTPKRVAHRRSDKLREKQVYSLNIRRISDDRLEVIVDCQGGLYVKELISGDDGRTKPSLSEILGAEAKCIQLDVLEVDFPNNELKTEIF encoded by the coding sequence ATGAACCTTAATATATTAGAGAAAGCTGTTAAAATTCTACGAGAATACAAGCTTTGCACTAATTGTTTAGGTAGAATGTTCGGTATGCTAGGGACAGGCTTAACCAACATGGAAAGAGGAGAATCTATAGTAGTCACTTTAATGATGCTGGCTGATGAAGCGGCTAAGAATAAAGGTGGATTAGAATCGAATCAGGTTATTGAAGCTTTACAAAACGTCGTAGACTTCAAACCACTCGATAAATTTCTCTCAGAGAGAGCGTGTTTAAAACAGGGCGAAAATATCTGTTATATATGTGAAAATATTTTTTCTAGACTCGAAGAATCAATAAAAAATAGTTTAAATGAAATCAGCTCCTACGAGTTTAAAACCTTCCTAGTCGGCACTAATATAGGGGAGAAGATAATTGAAAGAGAAGACAACTTCAGAGCAAAGTATAGTTTAACATGGGGGGAATCCATTAAAAGCGAATTAAACAGGGAGATAGGTAAAATCATAAAACATTATTTTCCTGAAGTTGAAACCAACTTCGAAAACCCTCATATAGTAATCGAGTATAGTATTCCCGATTTCAATTATAAAATTAACGTCACCCCTGTTTTCATATATGGGAGATATAGAAAACTAGTTAGGGGTATACCTCAAACCAAGTGGATTTGTAAGAGCTGTAAAGGAGCAGGATGTGAAAGATGCGGTTTTAAAGGTAAAATGTACGAGATTTCAGTGGAGGAATTAATCTCTAAACCTGTCATCGATAAACTTAAAGGAGTTAACGCTAAATTTCACGGTGCGGGAAGAGAAGATATAGACGCTATAATGTCTGGTTTTGGAAGACCGTTCGTATTAGAGGTGAAAGGGGCTAAAAAAAGATTCGTGGAATTAAAACATTTAGAAACAGAAATCAACGAGTATGCTAACGGGAAAGTGGAGGTCTCAGATTTAAATTGGAGTTCTAGAAGTATAATTAGAAAAATTAAAGCTTTATCGAAGATTACAAGGAAAAAATACAAGGCGATAGTGCAGTTAACCAGCAGTGTACCTGATGAAAAATTAATTGAAGCGGAGAAATACTTCTCAAATATGCTCATTCAACAAAGAACGCCTAAACGGGTAGCTCATAGGAGAAGTGATAAACTTAGAGAGAAGCAAGTTTATAGCTTAAATATTAGGAGGATATCAGACGATAGACTAGAAGTAATCGTGGATTGTCAAGGAGGATTATATGTTAAAGAATTAATCAGCGGCGATGATGGTCGAACTAAGCCAAGCTTATCCGAGATATTAGGGGCTGAAGCTAAATGCATACAATTAGATGTATTAGAAGTCGATTTTCCAAATAACGAGTTGAAAACTGAGATCTTTTAA
- a CDS encoding Hsp20/alpha crystallin family protein translates to MSEDEDYGLGEYIDRILQRVRREFDRVFQLTDLSQELSWDVEEGCMEPLFQVQERENEIIVTADLPLVRKESIKIKADEQSVEITAETVREIVYDKWWAAQRRKSFCRFHKKIILPAKIIPERAKANFKNGILILTLPKKKQVFEIKID, encoded by the coding sequence ATGTCTGAAGATGAGGATTACGGATTAGGCGAGTATATTGATAGAATCTTGCAGAGGGTTCGAAGAGAGTTCGACCGGGTATTCCAGTTAACTGATCTCTCCCAGGAATTAAGCTGGGATGTTGAAGAAGGTTGTATGGAACCCCTATTCCAGGTGCAGGAAAGAGAGAATGAAATAATTGTAACCGCGGATCTCCCTCTAGTTAGAAAGGAAAGCATTAAGATTAAAGCTGACGAGCAGTCGGTTGAAATAACCGCCGAAACCGTGAGAGAAATAGTTTACGATAAATGGTGGGCTGCTCAGCGTAGAAAGAGCTTCTGTCGATTCCACAAGAAGATAATTTTACCAGCTAAAATAATACCTGAAAGAGCTAAAGCTAATTTTAAGAACGGTATCCTTATATTAACTCTTCCGAAAAAGAAGCAGGTGTTCGAAATAAAAATCGATTAA
- a CDS encoding DUF655 domain-containing protein, with protein MTFQSSKKYEEYAYVLDYLRDGKLDVKRQIYTHEPVIQAVGEEFFTLLELAPKKDVNVTTHERLFIGVGNRDKIDHVKKRIEYEELTTTAKIELPIAVEKIVEKREADFINFFNEAKPLTNRMHQLELLPGIGKKLMWEILEERKKKPFENFEDLMKRVRIPDPKKMIVKRILNELEKQDKYQIFTRT; from the coding sequence ATGACTTTTCAAAGCTCCAAGAAATACGAGGAATATGCGTACGTTCTAGATTATTTAAGAGACGGTAAACTGGACGTTAAAAGACAAATTTACACACACGAACCTGTCATTCAAGCAGTAGGGGAAGAGTTTTTCACACTCCTCGAACTCGCACCTAAAAAAGATGTAAACGTTACCACTCATGAAAGACTGTTTATAGGAGTGGGAAATCGGGATAAAATAGATCATGTAAAGAAGAGAATAGAATATGAGGAGCTCACCACCACAGCTAAAATTGAGTTACCTATAGCTGTTGAAAAAATAGTTGAGAAAAGGGAGGCGGACTTTATAAACTTCTTCAATGAAGCTAAACCTTTGACTAATAGAATGCATCAACTTGAATTACTTCCAGGAATAGGGAAAAAACTTATGTGGGAAATATTAGAGGAGAGAAAGAAGAAACCTTTCGAAAACTTCGAAGACTTGATGAAAAGGGTTAGAATACCTGACCCTAAAAAAATGATAGTCAAAAGAATTCTTAACGAGCTTGAAAAACAAGATAAATATCAGATATTCACAAGAACATAA